A region of the Osmia bicornis bicornis chromosome 1, iOsmBic2.1, whole genome shotgun sequence genome:
TCATACACCGTGATACAAGATTATCATTACTGACCCAATCTCAAAATTTTTCCACACAATGTGTCTGGATTAAAGATGAACAAATTATTGTGTGGAGCGCCCTTTTGCGAGACCGCTTTAATTATCTCTTGACTCATAATACCTCCAACAATAGCACAGACTGGACTAATTTGCGCGTATATATCACCCCtaaattaataacaaattttattaacccATGGCTGAACTAACAGATAGTTTTTTGGATACATACtctaataaattatttatcctATTCTCAAGAtcgtattttttaataattttgtctGCTTCTGCCTTGAAATCCTCAGAACCTCTTTCACTAGGTAATGGATCTTTGTTATATTTCTCGCGATAATTGAGCAGTACTaaagataaaaatacattGTGTGAATATCCTTCATATATGTTGTTGCTGAAGCATTTTACCTATACACTTACTTAATATCATATAATATATCTCTGACTCTTTAGGAAGAGAAGCCTTTGGAACATCTAAGACTGATTCAAAAGGCACAAAGGTATCTGTGTGCTTCTCTGTAACAGTTATGTTCTCAAATTTCTCTTTTTGCATAGGCTCACCACTTCCTGAGAGCTGTATTTTTTTAGTTTGTACTACATCCCTGCAAAGCAGAGTAAATTTCATCTTGTATAAATTAATGATTTCTTAATGCATATCCTAATATTCCACTTACTCTGCATATTCATGAACTATTAAATCAGCAAAGGTATAACCCAAAGTTCCCCACACATCTCCAGCAAAGAACTTTACTTTATGCTTTCTGCATGCTGCATTAATTCTTTCTAATTGAGTAATAGTGCATTGTGTTGCACATACAACATCAAAGTTTCCAAAATATATATCTGCTTTATCATCAACATTTGATGTGTCTGCTTCAATATTGACCAtactatttaaattttttgctCTCTGTAGCGACGCTTCAGCCCTCTAAGAACATCAATTGTATAAAGACAATGTGCCCAATACATCTTAGTTCTTTTACTTACATTTTTTCCAATTGATTCTTTAGGTGCTAAAAACTGAGAACATCGATCTTCAGCTGTTACATTTCTATGATCTAAAAATGTAACTGCTTTAACACCTGCTAAAATAATATCTTTTGCTATTTCTGCTCCAAAACCATTTAGGCCTATTAATAAAACCCTAGCCTCCCGTAAGCTGCAAATATTTGAGATTAAACATTAGTTCCAGACTTTGTAAATTAAGTATTTCCATTATACTTATCGTCCAAATGTTATTTATCTTATTTTCTACTATTTCTCAGTAGAAACAGTTTGCTTTATTCAAATATTGCTTATATTATAGGTTAGATTGCAATATACTTGCCGCTTTTGTGATTCTAAACCCCATAAACGAATTTGTCTATCATATAATTCAGCCTCATGATCTGTCAGTtcaatacttttatttttattttcaaccattttcaaaattgcaatAAATATCTAAGAAATCTACTGCCGCCAAAAGCCTGTCCTTAAATTTCACCGATACTTCACGCTTTATGTAGCGCAGCCAACATAACAATATACAAATTCGAATGTATGGAATAAATGAAGAGCGAATCAATAATAAACGAATTATAATAttgaacaaaaataattaatataaaaaggGCTATTTTGTTAATTCTATATGTTAGACGATTAACAAAATAAGTACTCTAATTCTTCAGCTGATAGAAATGTTTAGGTTGGAGAAACTGTCGATTAAATGACTGGGGGCGTTGAAAGTACTTGACAATTATTATGTGTGTGGATTGTGGGTCTGTTTAAAATGTTTCGTTTGAAACATATTAGGAGAAACCTTTTCAAATGTCAACATATGGTTTGACAAAGTAGTACTCCTCAACAACGAAAGTACAAAAATATTGCAAGTataattttcaagatataGGTTAGGTAGCCGATGAAGAAATGTAACAATCACATTAATTTGATGTGATGTTTCcttaaattattgatattttcAAGAGTACGGTGTACAAAACTCTAAAATGTAAGTGTTCGCTTATGATTTACAATCTACTATCAAAACTTTCCACAACAAGTACTTATAAACAAGACTATATTCTTCACCCTAGCGCCCTCATATGTTGATAAACTATTagaatacaaaaattatagtttctaaatttcattgttttcaaatAGTTGTATAAGTATAGAACCCAGTGTATTATTATCTTTGTAATAAatactatttaaaaaatttgtaactgTAATCTTAAGATATTATTATGTTTTGTAGTATTGTTTTATGATAAATGAGTTTGTATTTGTATGCGATAGCAAAGTTTATCTTAAAGACAGATCTAAAGCCATTACAATTAATacatgaaaataattgtttttaaaagaGCATAGATAAAAAGTGCAATCAGAGGTGTTTCTGCAGCTTATCAATGACTTTATGACCTCAGTGTTGTGAAAGCTGacctttgaaaaattttgttgattaaaaagaaataacacCGATCTTTCTTGGCTATCGTAATAGCCAAGTTTACAcattaatacaatataatattatatatctaattaGTATCAGTTatgatttatttacatttaagGACATAGATTTTTTtagatatataaataataatattttttatataaaaatagatatatgaattatcaaatataatgaaaaagtaCTGCAGAAGATATGAATATGCCTGAAGAAGAATATGTGGagaaaacatttgtatataaatttcCAACATGTACTACAGATCAAGAATATGTTTTGGAAATACCATTAAAAATACCATACCATGGTTCTATCAAAGAACTCATGCATCGTATAATGTCATCTTTCAAACTGCCATGTTATGTAGAATCAGATTTGCTAGTATCATTGGAAAAGACAGTCAAAAGACTGTCCTTAGAATTTTATGATGAAAAAGCAGAAAAGGCTCTTGAAAATGCAAAATCAGGAGCCTTAGATATTGAAGAGATAATCAAAAGTTGGGAAAAGATTTATAAGCAGAAGACAGTAGAATATGCTGATCCCATTGGAACAACTGATGAAGAACTATTTGCTGCTGCATATCATAGATTGGTGCATTCACCATCGTTAGAGCCTATTCTTCAAGCTGAACACAAATTTGGAAGAGATGTGACTGAAGTTATTCAAATGAGAGATACACATTATGAACAGCTTACTCAAAAGTTAGTATCAACCACTAACTGTATAGTGTTACATCAATGTATCATGCATGTTCTACtaaatttattaaactatGTTCAATATACTCAATGTCCTAtgaattttgcaaatatttttttacactTCACCCTTCTTGTATTAAACTACAAAAGAAAGGTCAAGATCTACTTAGTGTTAGGTGTGCATTATGTATCAAtacatgaaatataatttatcacTTGCATTGACCTTTCTATGTAGATTATCGGTAGCGTCAATATAATGATGATTGGACTTAAAGAGTCAGTGATCGTGTTTATAATTCAAACGTTCAATCCCTGTTCATTGAGcaattacaattttcaaaagaTTTTAAACTTTCCGCGTTTAATCTGTCTGCAACGCATGCAATTGGCCTATTATCGTTTTTGGAGCAAAGTTAATTAACCCGTTGCTATTTTAAGAACACGCGAGAAGCAATGAGATCGTGGAAcgttattaattgaattacaGACAAACGGAGGAGATGAGGGTCGCCGTGGAAGCTCTCGAGGCCGGTTCTACCGAAAAATCTATCAATGAAATGGCAGGAAGACATTTCGAGGAACAAAGTTTATTGCAAGGCCACTGGGGTTCAAGAGTCGACGCTTTGAAATTGGAACAAAAAAGGCAGTATCGTAATTGGATCATGAGATTACTGGAAGAACAACAGACTAACATGCCGCCGACGCCAGTGTACGTCTATTTCTAACAAAACAAACGCGTAAACGACAACGAATATGATAATTATAGATTATGTGACTATTAGAGGTTCTCCGATGTTGTCGATGCCACCGTTACGTCCAGCCTTAGACAATTTTGTCCATAGCGAGGAGAAAAATACGGCTGATTATCCTATCCTCGAGGAGAGTTTCACCATTCATTTAGGCTCCCAAATGAAGCAAATGCATAATATACGTATACTAACCGGAGATGTATTAGATTTTTGTAGGACTAAAAAGAGCGAATCAGGGTGGGTTGATTAGAAGTACATACACTATGAACTACGATGGAATCGAATGAGAATAaatatctttctttccttgtCTTAAATAGAATGGATCCAACGCCTCAAAGGCTACAGACGGCTCTAGGATTATATTCCAATGATTTATGTGGTTTAGTATTATTGAACGACAATCATTTAGGAACTTATTCGGGAATAACGAAAGGTACCATATTAGATGATccattaaaattcttttctaatcctgaataattaaaaatattcacaCGGTTTCCAGAATTGTCTTCGATATGCCAATTAACGACAGAATTTCATTTCCCGCCAATTGATGaacaattggaaaaaattcGGGAAGATGTGAAAGATGCAGTTGCTTGGAGGCAAGCGCGtcataaagaaacaaacgAGTCACAAGTATgaagaaatgaatttaaaaaataaaatgtattaatGTTCAGTTCAGGTTTAATTGGTACGTGTTATTTTACAGTCGAAAAAATCGACGACCAGCAAAAGTTTGCAAACCGGCGACGTTTATATTACAAGGCATTCAAATTTAGCGCAAGTTCACGTAATTTTCCACATGGTCGTGAACGATTCGTTGAGATCTGGTgagtaataaatatttttttgcaagCGATCGGTGATTCTTCACGGCGATAAGAATTTTTACGCAAATTACAGGCGATATCAATTCGAGGCACCCAGCCATTTTAGGATTACGAAACATTTTGAAAACTGCTTGCTGCAACGATGTGACCACGCTGACCATTCCTGTACTCCTGGTCCATGAAATGACGGAGGTATAATTATtccattaaagaaaataaattttcttttctaattaatcAATCCATGTTCGGTATCTTTCAGGAAATGACGGTAGCTTGGTGCACAAAGAGAGCAGAGCTAGTTTTTAAATGTGTGAAAGGGTTCATGATAGAAATGGCTTCGTGGGGTGGTGCGGAATTGAAGAATCTACAATTCCTCGTACCAAAGGTGATTTCTTtcgaaaaacgaaaaatacTATGTCGATTTTTGCTCATAGACTAACTTCTTTTTTCTAGGGGATGTCCGAAGAAGTATTTGGTACCCTAGCCACAATGTTACCAAGCATATTCCGAGTATCAAATCCACTGGTATTCAAAGCTACCAGCACACCTCAAACTCCGAAAAAGTGAACGATCGTCTTGCCATTGTTATCTTACACgcgttaaaaatattacaatatttattactaTGTATCACACATCACCGACTGCAATCGCTTGCCGTGGGCGCGAACGAGATACCATTCTGTTAATAAATGTCTGACTCTTGAGTTActttgtatattatattactttcaCACGACTGATTTTCCAGCAACTGATATCCATAATACCGCCTGTTTATCGGATATTTTGCAATCGCTCTCGATCACGAAAACATacttgatatttatttaaattaatctttCAGCAATTAATCTTcaacatttttgaaaaatatttaaaatttaaccAAGTACAAACTTTCCTTTCctaaagagagaaagagaagcaaaatgaaaaaaaagatgatttaaaaaaaaaaaacatggatcagtaatataaaagaagaagaaaaaacattcaactttatattaattataataaaacaagCATAGAGCGACGCATTTATCGTAGCTAGATACCTCGAGGAGCCTCGTTTATCTCGGACAGCTgtgcttttttatttttcaatcacAGATACATTTGAACGTTTCCGTTGTCGGTCTAATAATTTGTTGTGCATCGCACTCGAGCGTGATGCAAGGTGCTAGCAGTGCATTGTCGTGTTATCCGAGATTAATTCTCTTTTCTTATACTctgttttgtttgttttttctttcgttcgttGCCATTTAACGCCCGTTTCGACGCATACGCGGGACGAACGTCCGGCGATATCGTGGTacgaatataaattaattgaaaaaatacgTGGCGATTATAACACGGCCCACGGGGGAAAAAAGTAAACATAAAGCAGAACGTACGTGTAGATCGGGGACGTAATCTCGTTTTATCGAAAAAGTGGTGCGTTAGCCTCGCGGATTCTGAACTGCTCGAGAACGGATTAACGCGGTGCGCGCCCCGTGAACCATCTGGAACGGTTGCTCGCTGAATTTTTTACCCATTTCTCGTCCAGCCG
Encoded here:
- the LOC114882928 gene encoding protein C12orf4 homolog — its product is MNMPEEEYVEKTFVYKFPTCTTDQEYVLEIPLKIPYHGSIKELMHRIMSSFKLPCYVESDLLVSLEKTVKRLSLEFYDEKAEKALENAKSGALDIEEIIKSWEKIYKQKTVEYADPIGTTDEELFAAAYHRLVHSPSLEPILQAEHKFGRDVTEVIQMRDTHYEQLTQKQTEEMRVAVEALEAGSTEKSINEMAGRHFEEQSLLQGHWGSRVDALKLEQKRQYRNWIMRLLEEQQTNMPPTPVGSPMLSMPPLRPALDNFVHSEEKNTADYPILEESFTIHLGSQMKQMHNIRILTGDVLDFCRTKKSESGMDPTPQRLQTALGLYSNDLCGLVLLNDNHLGTYSGITKELSSICQLTTEFHFPPIDEQLEKIREDVKDAVAWRQARHKETNESQSKKSTTSKSLQTGDVYITRHSNLAQVHVIFHMVVNDSLRSGDINSRHPAILGLRNILKTACCNDVTTLTIPVLLVHEMTEEMTVAWCTKRAELVFKCVKGFMIEMASWGGAELKNLQFLVPKGMSEEVFGTLATMLPSIFRVSNPLVFKATSTPQTPKK
- the LOC114882931 gene encoding SUMO-activating enzyme subunit 1, whose product is MVENKNKSIELTDHEAELYDRQIRLWGLESQKRLREARVLLIGLNGFGAEIAKDIILAGVKAVTFLDHRNVTAEDRCSQFLAPKESIGKNRAEASLQRAKNLNSMVNIEADTSNVDDKADIYFGNFDVVCATQCTITQLERINAACRKHKVKFFAGDVWGTLGYTFADLIVHEYAEDVVQTKKIQLSGSGEPMQKEKFENITVTEKHTDTFVPFESVLDVPKASLPKESEIYYMILILLNYREKYNKDPLPSERGSEDFKAEADKIIKKYDLENRINNLLEGDIYAQISPVCAIVGGIMSQEIIKAVSQKGAPHNNLFIFNPDTLCGKILRLGQ